In Pangasianodon hypophthalmus isolate fPanHyp1 chromosome 29, fPanHyp1.pri, whole genome shotgun sequence, one genomic interval encodes:
- the si:dkey-154b15.1 gene encoding uncharacterized protein si:dkey-154b15.1, producing the protein MDPMVIEVHGVPCIPPHDRMVDQLKIHFLKRRNSGGDVLTVIYPTSTPGQAYVVFESAKVPGVLECTHILDVDNRFYPIHVKKAHSSEVDMQCETTLDLSMFPKPESVLKLLNHYDFNVTEPIPGHLQLKGSFLKLKLIRNELVHLRGHEHQSHSRSPSALQNGSTLGYDMEHNSLDPRLVSKSTSRNMDKTDAVSRNQLLDSAPSLSSYRDSVSGGYPRHLQSSHSSYTERNASSPVGAVVQTYRGQDSDELLAHRRSPLADGASLLSANSPSSLTLLHHTSPLCRDSASGGSPRSLHSSYYSSIESCSNTVDTMQHHTSYRDSASGGSLRKRPSLNEDTWAGSSHSSPASSSGGMASFPVDRDTINFILTQRQDVVKVIEKDCGTEMGLKDNPGFTMVTFSGKNSEKAKACLLEFINEIRPSLRMQEIHLKKYDHAQQKRILERIQRNKDSGVTITHSDDVVKLVGSSGGSFEMMQKILGHSDDPHRGRAMERSSKSRRSHSVPRQYKLADNAHFTGHENLASAENKYSPSHYQEESDEGKALQFVRGPEQTPDKNSQRTRSNSASQDRNRAIREQAMHQDVELVSSTQEKKSPKKYAIGLLKRFDPNAKNIDFRKGLQKTSKSKPKNTG; encoded by the exons ATGGATCCAATGGTTATTGAAGTGCATGGAGTTCCGTGCATTCCTCCTCATGACCGGATGGTTGATCAGTTAAAGATACATTTCCTGAAACGGAGGAATAGTGGTGGAGATGTTTTAACAGTGATTTATCCAACTTCTACTCCAGGCCAGGCTTATGTCGTTTTTGAATCAGCTAAAG TTCCTGGAGTCTTGGAGTGTACTCATATTTTAGACGTAGACAACAGATTTTATCCAATACATGTAAAGAAAGCTCATTCGTCTGAG GTGGACATGCAATGTGAGACCACACTGGACTTGAGTATGTTCCCAAAGCCAGAATCTGTCTTGAAGCTCCTTAATCATTATGACTTTAATGTAACAGAACCTATCCCAGGTCACCTCCAGTTGAAGGGCTCCTTCTTGAAACTAAAGCTCATACGCAATGAACTCGTACATCTTCGGGGTCATGAACATCAGTCCCATAGTAGATCTCCATCAGCTCTTCAGAACGGCTCTACTTTGGGGTACGACATGGAGCATAATAGTTTGGATCCCAGACTTGTTTCCAAGTCCACATCGAGGAATATGGATAAAACGGATGCTGTTAGTAGGAATCAGTTACTTGATAGTGCACCATCATTATCTTCATATAGAGATTCAGTATCTGGTGGATACCCCAGGCATCTTCAAAGCAGTCATTCATCCTACACTGAAAGAAATGCAAGCAGTCCAGTGGGTGCTGTTGTTCAAACATATCGGGGGCAGGACAGCGATGAATTGCTTGCTCATAGACGGAGCCCCCTTGCTGATGGTGCATCATTATTATCAGCAAATTCTCCATCTAGTCTCACCCTGCTACACCACACATCTCCATTATGTAGAGATTCAGCCTCAGGTGGATCCCCCAGGAGTCTTCACAGCAGTTACTACTCCTCTATTGAAAGTTGTAGCAATACAGTGGATACCATGCAACACCACACATCTTATAGAGATTCAGCCTCAGGTGGATCTCTTAGGAAGCGTCCAAGCCTCAATGAAGATACTTGGGCCGGCTCCTCTCACAGTAGTCCCGCATCCTCCAGTGGAGGAATGGCAAGCTTTCCAGTGGACAGAGATACCATAAACTTTATACTCACCCAACGACAGGATGTTGTTAAGGTGATCGAGAAGGACTGCGGCACTGAGATGGGGTTAAAAGACAATCCTGGGTTTACAATGGTCACATTTTCAGGAAAGAACAGTGAGAAAGCTAAAGCATGTCTTTTGGAATTTATTAATGAGATCAGGCCGTCATTGCGCATGCAAGAAATACATCTGAAGAAATATGACCATGCTCAACAAAAGCGGATCCTTGAGAGAATCCAACGTAATAAAGACTCGGGTGTTACGATCACACACAGTGATGATGTTGTAAAGCTGGTGGGATCCTCAGGAGGAAGCTTTGAGATGATGCAAAAGATACTGGGACACAGTGATGACCCTCATAGAGGAAGGGCCATGGAGAGGAGCTCAAAATCCAGGAGAAGCCACTCTGTACCCAGACAGTATAAGCTGGCTGACAATGCACATTTTACAGGTCATGAAAATCTGGCAAGTGCTGAAAACAAATACTCTCCTTCACATTATCAAGAGGAATCAGATGAAGGAAAAGCCCTGCAGTTTGTTCGAGGCCCTGAACAGACTCCAGACAAGAATTCCCAACGGACACGCAGCAATTCAGCATCTCAAGATAGAAACAGGGCAATCAGGGAGCAGGCGATGCATCAAGATGTGGAGTTAGTGTCATCAACTCAAGAAAAGAAGTCCCCAAAAAAGTACGCCATTGGCCTCCTAAAACGATTTGATCCTAATGctaaaaatattgattttagAAAGGGTCTACAAAAAACAAGTAAATCTAAACCCAAAAACACTGGCTAA